The Desulfuromonadales bacterium genome has a window encoding:
- the ttcA gene encoding tRNA 2-thiocytidine(32) synthetase TtcA, translated as MPKNRRKSVALIEDGLFRRIKKQTGQAVGDFNLIEAGDRIAVGVSGGKDSYSLLHIMESLRKRSPVKYELVAVNVDSGFPGYRKEVVEAHLQEHGFTYRMEPTECYRIIEEKRRPGSSYCSFCARLRRGVLYTVAEELGCNKIALGHHLDDFIETLLLNQFYVGTLAAMSPKLLADNGKQTVIRPFVYVEEKDIIAFTRTNGFPVICCACPVCGVVDQKRKRMKRLIAELAKENPHLKRSMLGALGNVHPRHLLDKSLKEF; from the coding sequence ATCCCGAAAAACCGGAGAAAGTCTGTGGCTCTTATCGAAGACGGGTTGTTCCGCCGCATCAAGAAACAGACCGGCCAGGCGGTCGGCGACTTCAACCTCATCGAAGCGGGCGACCGCATCGCCGTCGGCGTCTCCGGCGGCAAGGACTCCTACAGCCTGCTGCATATCATGGAGAGCCTGCGGAAGCGCTCGCCGGTGAAGTACGAACTGGTAGCGGTCAACGTCGATTCCGGCTTTCCCGGCTATCGCAAGGAAGTGGTCGAAGCGCACCTGCAGGAGCACGGCTTCACCTACCGGATGGAGCCGACCGAGTGCTACCGGATCATCGAGGAGAAGCGGCGTCCGGGCTCCTCCTACTGCTCCTTCTGCGCGCGGCTGCGCCGCGGCGTCCTCTACACCGTCGCCGAGGAGCTCGGCTGCAACAAGATCGCCCTCGGCCACCATCTCGACGACTTCATCGAGACGCTGCTGCTCAACCAGTTCTACGTCGGCACCCTGGCGGCGATGAGTCCCAAACTGCTCGCCGACAACGGCAAACAGACGGTCATCCGCCCCTTCGTCTACGTCGAGGAGAAGGACATCATCGCCTTCACCCGCACCAACGGCTTTCCCGTCATCTGCTGCGCCTGCCCGGTCTGCGGTGTGGTCGATCAGAAGCGCAAACGGATGAAGCGGCTCATCGCCGAACTGGCCAAGGAAAATCCGCACCTGAAACGGAGCATGCTCGGCGCGCTCGGCAACGTCCATCCCCGGCATCTGCTGGACAAGAGCCTGAAAGAGTTCTGA
- a CDS encoding PP2C family protein-serine/threonine phosphatase — protein MANPDQLEIDLATHVQQLLFPKSSPVCNWCCIGYKNRMAWGLGGDFFDFITMPDDCQAIFIGDVTGHGLHASVVMSLLYGFIHRSARAGCAPLATVREVNNFLQSFAIRSREFDHYFSATLFFGIINPETLEMHYVNAGHPAPLVRRGDTIFSLPTTAPPVGFFDDPKIGLQSFQFVKMDRFLLYTDGVSDATNNRGEPFGLERLQQVLRKDGDDHLEFLEQIFAALQRFGTDDPPVDDCTAIVLDFHSFWQEPGRSG, from the coding sequence ATGGCCAATCCCGACCAGCTCGAAATCGACCTGGCGACACATGTGCAGCAGCTGCTCTTCCCCAAGAGTTCGCCAGTCTGCAACTGGTGCTGCATCGGCTACAAGAACCGCATGGCCTGGGGGCTGGGCGGCGATTTTTTCGACTTCATCACCATGCCTGACGACTGCCAGGCCATCTTTATCGGTGACGTCACCGGCCACGGTCTCCACGCGTCGGTGGTCATGTCCCTGCTCTACGGCTTCATCCACCGCTCTGCCCGGGCGGGCTGCGCCCCTCTGGCGACCGTGCGGGAGGTCAACAACTTTCTGCAGTCCTTCGCCATCCGTTCCCGGGAATTCGACCACTACTTCTCCGCCACCCTCTTCTTCGGCATCATCAATCCGGAAACCCTGGAGATGCACTACGTCAACGCCGGCCACCCGGCGCCGCTGGTCCGTCGCGGCGACACCATCTTCTCCCTGCCTACGACGGCGCCGCCGGTCGGCTTTTTCGATGACCCCAAAATCGGCCTGCAGTCGTTCCAGTTTGTAAAGATGGACCGTTTTCTCCTCTACACCGACGGCGTCTCCGATGCCACCAACAACAGGGGGGAGCCCTTCGGGCTGGAGCGCCTGCAGCAGGTGCTGCGGAAGGATGGCGACGACCATCTAGAATTTCTCGAGCAGATCTTCGCCGCCCTCCAGCGTTTCGGCACCGACGATCCCCCGG
- a CDS encoding radical SAM protein, with translation MNIDTRNRTELIEANRREYGERYASLKFLSGPEAEAAQARRTELLAALAGRTESGYLQTKLDCRRLSPGCRLCGEGSWSCLFINGRCNGRCFYCPAPQTSTEQPTTNTLRFPQSADYVDYVEKFGFRGVSISGGEPLLTPEKTLKFITAVKKRRGDAVHLWLYTNGTLVTRDSLLRLRDAGLDEIRFDIGATRYHLKKAALAVGIIPHVTVEIPAIPEDLPLLKAKAAEMAERGIDYLNLHQLRLTPHNHAALAGRGYSFVHGEKVTVLESELAALELLRHTLDNNIELPVNYCSFVYKNRFQRLAARRRHAPFVSKPTEDLTENGYLRSLALTGSSEALRRQAATLAAREASREGWELSPAADRLAVSATLWPLIDFTGLRLLLRYAEASLQPAVTYRNPFVEVPLNKGRKVVIERQNAGGEMTLEGEEIAALGRLLGGAESEASGALRPEIARCERITAGLGDYF, from the coding sequence ATGAACATCGACACCCGCAACCGAACCGAACTGATCGAAGCCAATCGCCGTGAGTACGGCGAGCGCTACGCGTCGCTGAAATTTCTCTCCGGTCCCGAAGCCGAGGCCGCCCAGGCGCGTCGGACGGAACTGCTCGCCGCCCTGGCCGGGCGCACCGAATCCGGCTATTTGCAGACCAAGCTCGATTGCCGCCGCCTCTCGCCCGGCTGTCGTCTCTGCGGCGAAGGAAGCTGGTCGTGCCTGTTCATCAACGGCCGCTGCAACGGCCGCTGCTTCTACTGTCCGGCGCCGCAGACCAGCACCGAGCAGCCGACCACCAACACCCTGCGTTTTCCCCAGTCCGCCGACTATGTCGATTACGTCGAGAAATTCGGCTTTCGCGGCGTCAGCATCAGCGGCGGCGAACCGCTGCTGACCCCGGAGAAGACCCTCAAGTTCATCACCGCCGTCAAGAAGCGGCGCGGCGACGCCGTCCACCTCTGGCTCTACACCAACGGCACGCTGGTCACCCGCGACAGCCTGCTGCGGCTGCGCGACGCCGGCCTCGACGAGATCCGCTTCGACATCGGCGCCACCCGCTACCACCTGAAAAAGGCGGCCCTCGCCGTCGGCATCATTCCCCACGTCACCGTCGAGATCCCGGCGATTCCCGAGGATTTGCCGCTGCTCAAGGCGAAAGCCGCCGAGATGGCCGAGCGCGGCATCGACTACCTCAACCTGCACCAGCTGCGGCTCACCCCCCACAACCACGCCGCCCTCGCCGGCCGCGGCTACTCCTTCGTCCACGGCGAAAAGGTGACCGTCCTCGAGTCGGAGCTGGCCGCTCTGGAACTGCTGCGCCATACTCTGGACAACAACATCGAACTGCCGGTCAACTACTGCTCTTTCGTCTACAAGAACCGTTTCCAGCGCCTCGCCGCCCGCCGGCGTCACGCCCCTTTCGTCAGCAAGCCGACCGAGGATCTCACCGAAAACGGCTACCTCCGCTCCCTGGCTCTGACGGGGAGCTCCGAGGCGTTGCGGCGGCAGGCCGCAACCCTCGCCGCCCGAGAAGCGTCCCGGGAGGGGTGGGAGCTAAGCCCGGCCGCCGACCGTCTCGCCGTCTCGGCCACTCTCTGGCCGTTGATTGACTTCACCGGGCTCCGCCTGCTTCTTCGCTACGCCGAGGCTTCTCTCCAACCGGCCGTCACCTACCGCAACCCCTTCGTCGAGGTCCCGCTGAACAAAGGTCGCAAGGTGGTGATCGAGCGGCAGAACGCCGGCGGTGAGATGACGCTGGAAGGGGAAGAGATCGCCGCCCTCGGTCGACTGCTGGGCGGAGCGGAATCCGAGGCGAGCGGCGCCTTGCGGCCGGAGATCGCGCGCTGCGAGCGGATCACCGCCGGGCTGGGGGATTATTTCTGA
- a CDS encoding GSU3128 family (seleno)protein, with amino-acid sequence MKMRKKFLDYEYEEVLDVRTRELIRVACAVTTGCPDULKKHFAVAKEAGASEAELKEAMAYGMIAPAGRAKNFTLRMLEELEIDR; translated from the coding sequence ATGAAGATGCGCAAGAAGTTTCTCGACTACGAGTACGAAGAAGTCCTCGACGTCAGGACCCGCGAGCTGATCCGGGTCGCCTGTGCCGTGACGACCGGCTGCCCCGACTGACTGAAAAAGCACTTCGCGGTCGCGAAGGAGGCAGGCGCCAGCGAGGCGGAACTCAAAGAGGCGATGGCCTACGGCATGATCGCCCCGGCGGGGCGGGCGAAGAACTTCACCCTGCGGATGCTGGAGGAGCTGGAGATCGACAGGTAG